One region of Oceanipulchritudo coccoides genomic DNA includes:
- the truA gene encoding tRNA pseudouridine(38-40) synthase TruA, with the protein MRWKCTVAYDGTQFEGWQSQPGGNTIQDFIEARLAVMFERRVVIHGSGRTDSGVHAREQVFHFDADWSHGPDKLIRALRTGYPDSIQVYKAEEVDEDFHARFSVVKKRYTYQFFEGFADPFETRYFWSTGNRRMDVERMNTAGKLLSGKNDFSAFTANPGEERDDDPVKDLSLLRAERIGPRVILAAEADGFLYRMVRSLAGCLFDVGIGKLEPEDVLRIRDSRERKNLVLTAPAEGLFLDRVWY; encoded by the coding sequence ATGCGCTGGAAATGTACAGTCGCCTATGACGGAACACAGTTTGAAGGCTGGCAATCACAGCCTGGAGGAAACACCATACAGGACTTTATCGAAGCCCGGTTGGCGGTCATGTTTGAGCGTCGTGTCGTGATCCATGGATCCGGTCGCACCGATAGCGGAGTTCATGCGCGCGAACAGGTGTTTCATTTCGATGCGGATTGGTCGCATGGACCGGATAAGTTGATCCGGGCGCTACGCACCGGCTATCCCGACAGTATTCAGGTCTACAAGGCTGAGGAAGTTGATGAGGATTTCCATGCACGATTTTCTGTCGTGAAAAAACGCTACACATACCAATTCTTTGAGGGCTTTGCCGATCCGTTTGAAACGCGCTATTTCTGGTCCACCGGTAACCGCCGCATGGATGTGGAGCGAATGAACACCGCCGGGAAGCTACTTTCCGGAAAGAATGATTTCTCCGCCTTCACAGCCAATCCCGGCGAGGAGCGCGACGACGATCCGGTCAAGGATCTTTCCCTTCTCCGGGCTGAGCGAATCGGCCCGAGAGTCATTCTCGCGGCGGAAGCCGATGGCTTTCTTTATCGCATGGTACGAAGTCTGGCTGGTTGTCTCTTCGACGTGGGGATCGGCAAGCTTGAGCCCGAAGATGTCCTGAGAATCCGCGACAGCCGTGAACGTAAAAACCTTGTTCTTACTGCACCGGCCGAAGGGCTCTTCCTGGACCGGGTCTGGTACTGA
- the cutA gene encoding divalent-cation tolerance protein CutA, translating into MPEANMEKPAEVKLRIAWTTVETPEDANRLAHAIMESRQAACVQIDGPVRSLFHWEGKLESSNEVRLWIKYPKQNESALQKLVDEAHPYEVPQWVAVDAVAVMTAYGEWASSVAPSQ; encoded by the coding sequence ATGCCTGAAGCAAACATGGAAAAACCCGCCGAAGTGAAGCTCCGGATTGCATGGACAACGGTCGAAACGCCGGAAGACGCCAACCGCCTTGCCCATGCCATCATGGAGTCGCGACAGGCCGCCTGCGTTCAAATAGACGGGCCAGTCCGTTCCCTCTTTCACTGGGAGGGAAAGCTTGAATCCTCAAACGAGGTTCGCCTCTGGATCAAGTACCCGAAACAAAACGAGTCAGCGCTCCAGAAACTAGTTGATGAGGCGCATCCGTATGAGGTTCCACAATGGGTCGCCGTCGACGCAGTTGCTGTCATGACGGCATACGGTGAGTGGGCATCATCCGTGGCTCCATCCCAATAA
- the ruvX gene encoding Holliday junction resolvase RuvX, with protein MENSALFMRCLGIDYGERRIGLAYGDELGVATPLPAAVQETVEGRLARIAELIRERQITDLVVGYPYNMDGSVGFKAKEVDAFIAQLEKQHPLPVHRIDERLTSHSVEQGLGLTGRKERALRKTGAVDSGAATLILQDWLTMNAPVAELDEYDPEMG; from the coding sequence ATGGAAAATTCCGCCTTATTCATGCGATGCTTGGGAATAGATTATGGCGAGAGGCGGATCGGGCTGGCCTACGGCGACGAGCTGGGCGTGGCCACCCCTTTGCCTGCTGCCGTGCAGGAGACCGTTGAGGGGAGATTGGCCCGGATTGCGGAGTTGATCCGTGAGCGCCAAATCACCGACCTTGTCGTTGGCTATCCTTACAACATGGACGGCTCGGTCGGCTTCAAGGCCAAGGAAGTGGATGCCTTCATTGCACAATTGGAGAAGCAACACCCACTACCGGTCCATCGTATCGACGAGCGCCTGACCTCCCACAGCGTTGAGCAGGGACTAGGTCTGACAGGTCGCAAGGAACGCGCCCTTCGCAAGACGGGAGCAGTCGATTCAGGAGCTGCCACATTGATCCTTCAGGACTGGTTGACGATGAATGCTCCCGTAGCCGAACTTGATGAATATGATCCTGAAATGGGCTGA
- a CDS encoding metal ABC transporter solute-binding protein, Zn/Mn family: MFRSFLVPILVVLVFAGNALGEVLRVGVSVIPLEPVVRELGGEWVEVKSLQQEGDSCSVFEPRPSSISWLARADLFFRTGVGYETVIMEKVRARFPGLKVIDLRGAVDTLVQQEHAHHHHGADGHACTVCGDGVESADPHIWTDPHRLSEIAALISSNLIAALPERAPELRERLKAFQARCDEIDNTLENLLKPYTGRAFYIYHPALGYFADRYGLRQIAISGNGPSPTAKELHQRVVEARAERVKVVFVQPQESRKQAEIIAKAVGAEIVEINPMAPDWEENLLEIGEALKASFAN; this comes from the coding sequence ATGTTCAGGAGTTTTTTGGTCCCTATTCTTGTAGTGCTCGTATTCGCGGGAAACGCCTTGGGCGAGGTTCTGCGTGTGGGCGTGAGTGTCATTCCCCTTGAGCCTGTCGTGCGGGAGCTTGGAGGAGAATGGGTGGAGGTGAAATCCCTGCAGCAGGAAGGGGACAGCTGCTCAGTCTTCGAGCCGCGTCCGTCCTCGATCAGTTGGCTTGCCCGGGCTGACCTCTTTTTCCGGACAGGAGTGGGCTATGAAACAGTCATTATGGAGAAAGTCCGGGCGCGGTTTCCGGGATTAAAGGTAATTGATTTACGGGGGGCCGTTGATACGCTGGTCCAGCAGGAACATGCCCATCACCACCACGGGGCGGACGGACATGCCTGCACGGTCTGTGGTGACGGAGTGGAATCAGCTGATCCCCATATCTGGACTGATCCGCATCGCTTGTCGGAAATTGCAGCGCTTATTTCATCAAACCTGATTGCAGCGCTTCCGGAAAGGGCTCCCGAGCTCCGGGAAAGGCTGAAGGCGTTTCAGGCAAGATGTGATGAGATTGATAATACGCTGGAGAATCTCCTAAAACCCTACACGGGTCGTGCTTTCTACATCTATCATCCTGCTCTTGGGTATTTTGCCGACCGCTACGGGCTTCGTCAGATTGCCATTAGTGGCAATGGCCCGTCCCCGACAGCGAAGGAATTGCATCAACGGGTTGTGGAGGCCAGGGCAGAGCGTGTGAAGGTTGTCTTTGTCCAACCGCAGGAGAGTCGCAAACAGGCGGAAATCATTGCGAAAGCAGTCGGTGCAGAAATTGTGGAGATTAACCCCATGGCCCCGGACTGGGAGGAAAACCTGTTGGAAATTGGAGAAGCGCTGAAAGCCTCCTTCGCAAATTGA
- a CDS encoding family 20 glycosylhydrolase, protein MKDLHLLPHPLRLEETGGTVDPNSLEVREVVDPAMAGETGPEAYRIEVSQSGILLVARTLTGLRWAKATLAQLCVHSKIPCLIIEDAPRFEHRGVMLDISRDRVPTMETLKELVDHLSACKMNHLQLYVEHTIAYAGHEDAWRAASPITMDELDELDAYAAGKGIALTANQNCLGHFERWLRHPRYAPLGERSSGSMVRGEHFVQPNTLCPGDPGSLALIEDLLGQLLPHCSGNYANIGCDEPWDLGTGRSKEECEQRGKGVVFSEYVSQVAELCQRLGKRPQYWCDPHPNEGDGLTRDLVALVWEYEDERTFKPRVEAHASVGREVWVAPGTSCWNSSTGRTWNRRGNLDKAASEDIAKGFLCTAWGDGGHRQPWPITLFGFADAAMAAWSGPGHYNDLANGLHTFGNPDLGPWLARLGNVDVEICRGEVPCFDGSPSKGRQFWNSTALWKDMHTQLFDRTGYGDVAAWERVRERLTKLLKLPDGVEGLLADECAFSVDLARWAADRAIIRRDNPTTNQRKELAARMVDIIANHRRLWLARSRYGGLEDSTAHYIQLARNW, encoded by the coding sequence ATGAAGGATCTCCATTTACTCCCCCACCCGCTCAGGCTTGAAGAGACTGGAGGAACCGTTGATCCCAACAGTTTGGAAGTCCGGGAAGTGGTTGACCCGGCCATGGCCGGTGAGACCGGACCGGAAGCCTATCGAATTGAAGTTTCGCAAAGTGGCATTCTGCTAGTTGCCCGTACTTTGACTGGCCTGCGCTGGGCAAAAGCCACGCTCGCCCAGCTTTGCGTCCACTCGAAAATTCCATGCCTCATCATTGAGGACGCGCCACGGTTTGAGCATCGCGGCGTCATGCTGGACATCAGCCGTGATCGCGTCCCGACCATGGAGACTTTGAAGGAGCTGGTTGATCATCTGTCCGCATGCAAAATGAATCACCTCCAGTTGTATGTTGAGCACACGATTGCCTACGCTGGACATGAAGATGCCTGGCGCGCCGCTTCCCCCATCACCATGGATGAACTGGACGAGTTGGATGCCTACGCTGCCGGGAAAGGCATTGCCCTCACCGCGAATCAGAACTGTCTCGGCCATTTTGAACGATGGTTGCGGCACCCACGTTATGCTCCCCTTGGGGAACGCTCGTCCGGCAGCATGGTGCGTGGTGAGCACTTTGTCCAACCCAACACACTCTGCCCGGGCGATCCGGGCAGCCTCGCACTGATTGAGGATTTGCTGGGCCAGCTGCTTCCCCACTGTTCGGGAAACTACGCCAATATCGGTTGTGACGAGCCGTGGGACCTCGGGACGGGACGTAGCAAAGAGGAATGCGAACAACGCGGCAAAGGCGTCGTCTTTTCAGAATATGTCAGCCAAGTCGCGGAGCTATGCCAGCGCCTCGGCAAACGACCGCAATATTGGTGCGACCCGCATCCCAACGAGGGAGATGGCCTGACGCGTGACCTTGTCGCCCTCGTCTGGGAATATGAGGATGAGCGAACGTTCAAGCCACGGGTCGAGGCACACGCCAGCGTTGGCCGGGAAGTCTGGGTCGCCCCGGGAACAAGCTGCTGGAATTCCTCAACCGGTCGGACCTGGAACCGCCGGGGCAACCTCGATAAGGCAGCCTCCGAAGACATTGCCAAGGGCTTTCTCTGCACAGCGTGGGGAGACGGCGGGCATCGCCAGCCATGGCCGATTACCCTGTTCGGATTTGCCGATGCCGCCATGGCGGCATGGTCGGGACCCGGCCACTACAACGACCTCGCCAACGGGCTCCACACATTTGGTAATCCTGACCTCGGTCCGTGGCTAGCCAGGCTCGGAAATGTCGATGTGGAAATCTGCCGCGGCGAGGTGCCATGCTTTGACGGAAGCCCTTCCAAAGGCCGCCAGTTCTGGAATTCCACCGCTCTCTGGAAGGACATGCATACGCAGCTGTTCGACAGAACAGGATACGGCGATGTTGCCGCATGGGAACGCGTGCGCGAAAGGTTAACCAAACTCTTAAAACTACCCGATGGCGTGGAAGGGTTATTGGCTGATGAGTGCGCCTTTTCGGTCGACCTTGCCCGCTGGGCCGCTGATCGCGCCATAATCCGTCGTGATAATCCCACTACAAACCAGCGCAAGGAACTTGCCGCCCGCATGGTCGACATCATTGCCAACCATCGGCGCCTTTGGCTGGCCCGCTCACGCTACGGCGGCCTTGAAGACTCGACAGCCCACTACATCCAACTGGCAAGAAACTGGTAA
- a CDS encoding metal ABC transporter ATP-binding protein, which produces MSSEPVIHCRDVVVRYGPVTVLDHVSFDVPERKTICLVGPNGGGKSTLLKVLLGLVKPQSGTVKVLGEDPRKARLQVGYMPQHVQIDSMFPIDVEGIVRMGRLRHGGFGFYTKEDNAATERALEEVNLLDYRRETYINLSGGMKQRVLIARALVNNPQLLLLDEPTAMVDAHIEAKLLEHLKSLHNRMTIILVTHDASFVSGLVDEVLCINRTAEYHPLEKVEDRAVQRLYGESVKAVRHDHHLPHGHSHSSEEREEPE; this is translated from the coding sequence ATGAGTTCTGAACCTGTAATCCATTGCCGGGATGTCGTTGTCCGATACGGACCTGTGACGGTATTGGATCACGTGAGTTTTGACGTTCCCGAGCGAAAGACAATCTGTCTTGTCGGTCCCAATGGGGGAGGGAAGAGCACGCTGTTGAAGGTCTTGCTGGGCTTGGTGAAACCACAGAGCGGGACAGTTAAAGTGCTGGGAGAGGATCCGCGCAAGGCCCGCCTGCAAGTGGGCTACATGCCTCAGCATGTGCAGATTGACTCAATGTTCCCCATTGATGTTGAGGGAATTGTTCGCATGGGTCGCCTTCGGCACGGGGGCTTCGGCTTCTATACAAAGGAGGATAATGCAGCCACTGAGCGCGCATTGGAAGAAGTCAATCTGCTCGATTATCGCAGGGAGACCTACATTAACCTGTCGGGTGGCATGAAACAGCGCGTCCTAATCGCCCGGGCACTTGTCAATAATCCGCAACTCCTCCTTCTCGACGAGCCGACCGCGATGGTGGATGCCCATATCGAGGCCAAGTTGCTGGAGCACTTGAAGTCCTTGCACAACCGCATGACAATTATCCTTGTGACCCATGACGCCTCTTTTGTCTCGGGTCTCGTGGATGAGGTACTGTGCATCAACAGGACTGCTGAATATCATCCTCTTGAAAAGGTCGAGGACCGTGCCGTGCAGCGGCTCTACGGGGAATCCGTGAAGGCCGTCCGGCACGATCACCATTTGCCCCACGGGCATTCCCATTCCAGTGAAGAGAGGGAGGAACCGGAATGA
- a CDS encoding PEP-CTERM sorting domain-containing protein, which yields MKKVISLLFCLLLSFSLAQGQIVPLEYWDFESDSSGTDLNDLSNSGSLGSSWNFNTPEDLTNGSGQFVIGSGAGVYTRKLPDGANEAGTTNLYASPLTTGKYLFEVTFAGWTADAASVGDTWNFKIQDSTGANVANIIWQVDTASTTRLRASTIANAGATQYFRQYNSTGLTQSTAVTLAIEFDFDNDTVRYLLDGVEEFSATDFSGDGISGWVYSKGGAWTSTETSLTLESMGLSQVVPEPSTYALVTSLCVLAFLVVRRRRK from the coding sequence ATGAAAAAAGTCATATCCCTCCTCTTTTGCCTGTTGCTGTCATTTTCTTTGGCACAAGGACAAATAGTCCCTCTGGAATACTGGGATTTCGAAAGTGACTCCTCCGGGACTGATCTCAACGACCTTTCAAATTCAGGAAGTTTGGGAAGCAGCTGGAATTTCAACACGCCCGAAGACCTGACAAACGGCTCGGGGCAGTTTGTAATTGGTAGTGGAGCAGGGGTTTACACGAGGAAGTTGCCGGATGGCGCAAATGAGGCCGGGACGACGAACCTTTACGCCTCTCCATTGACGACCGGGAAGTACCTGTTCGAGGTGACCTTTGCCGGCTGGACAGCCGATGCGGCGAGTGTCGGAGATACATGGAATTTCAAGATCCAGGACTCAACAGGTGCCAATGTGGCCAATATCATCTGGCAGGTCGACACAGCCTCCACAACGCGACTCAGGGCTTCGACAATTGCAAATGCCGGGGCAACCCAGTATTTCCGTCAGTATAATAGCACCGGCCTCACACAGTCTACTGCCGTCACTTTGGCCATCGAATTTGATTTCGATAATGACACCGTACGGTACTTGCTGGACGGAGTTGAGGAATTCTCCGCCACCGACTTCAGCGGTGATGGCATCAGCGGGTGGGTGTATTCCAAGGGTGGAGCCTGGACGTCTACAGAGACTTCCCTAACACTAGAGTCAATGGGTCTTAGCCAAGTGGTCCCTGAACCATCAACTTATGCCCTTGTCACAAGCCTTTGCGTCCTGGCTTTCCTCGTCGTACGGCGCCGACGCAAGTAA
- the leuA gene encoding 2-isopropylmalate synthase produces MEKDPIKKYVPYPVIDLPDRTWPGNRIEHAPIWCSVDLRDGNQALPIPMTVDEKTELFEHLVKLGFKEIEVGFPSASETEFRFLRNLIEENRIPEDVTVQCLVQCREHLIRRTFEALDGAPNAIVHFYNSTNPLQRRVTFNLSKEEIRDIAVKGAQLCMELKDSTSCRNVRFQYSPESFTDTELEYSLEVCEAVKAVIAPTPDNPLILNLPATVELFTPNVHADQIEWFCRNISGRESVLISLHTHNDRGTGVAATELGLMAGADRVEGTLFGNGERTGNLDIVTVALNMYTQGVDPNLDLSDLPNTREIYERTTRMSVHERHPYGGDLVFTAFSGSHQDAIKKGMDARAKSDSPLWQVPYLPIDCEDIGRTYQAIIRINSQSGKGGVAYVLERTYGIQMPKPMHPEFGNVVTALADDQSAELNSLQIWEAFEHEYLKRSSPLELVDYDIDHKPDDVHSVHMSAEVVFEGEKRVLQGSGNGPIAAFVSALDSGGLKDFNLQNYSQHSISRGSAADAVSFVEIQRSSDKYSFWGASIDSNVENGGLMALVSAYNRLHA; encoded by the coding sequence ATCAAAAAGTATGTTCCTTACCCGGTGATTGATCTCCCCGATCGCACATGGCCGGGCAACCGTATTGAGCACGCTCCGATCTGGTGCTCGGTCGACTTGCGGGATGGTAACCAGGCCCTCCCGATTCCCATGACCGTCGACGAAAAAACGGAGCTGTTTGAGCACCTGGTCAAGCTTGGCTTCAAGGAGATTGAAGTCGGCTTTCCAAGCGCTTCAGAGACCGAATTTCGCTTCCTCCGCAATCTGATCGAGGAAAATCGCATCCCCGAGGATGTTACCGTGCAATGCCTCGTGCAATGCCGGGAGCACCTGATTCGACGGACCTTTGAAGCTCTTGACGGGGCTCCAAACGCCATTGTTCACTTTTACAACAGTACCAATCCCCTCCAGCGACGGGTCACATTCAACTTGTCCAAGGAGGAGATTCGAGACATTGCCGTCAAAGGCGCACAGCTCTGTATGGAGCTGAAGGATTCGACATCCTGCCGCAACGTTCGCTTCCAGTATTCACCCGAGAGCTTCACCGATACTGAACTGGAGTATTCGCTTGAGGTCTGCGAGGCCGTCAAGGCCGTCATTGCCCCTACGCCCGACAACCCGCTCATTTTGAATCTGCCGGCCACGGTCGAGCTATTCACCCCGAATGTGCATGCTGACCAGATTGAGTGGTTCTGCCGCAACATCTCCGGGCGAGAGTCGGTTCTCATCAGCCTCCATACCCATAACGACCGTGGCACCGGCGTTGCGGCAACCGAACTGGGCCTGATGGCCGGTGCAGACCGGGTGGAAGGAACCCTCTTCGGCAATGGTGAACGCACCGGTAACCTCGATATTGTGACAGTGGCCCTGAATATGTACACTCAGGGGGTTGATCCTAATCTCGACTTGAGCGATTTGCCCAATACCCGCGAGATTTACGAGCGGACAACCCGGATGAGCGTGCATGAACGCCATCCCTACGGGGGCGATCTTGTCTTTACCGCCTTCAGCGGCTCGCACCAGGATGCTATCAAGAAGGGCATGGACGCACGCGCCAAATCGGACTCACCTCTCTGGCAGGTTCCCTATCTTCCGATTGATTGCGAGGACATCGGACGGACCTATCAGGCGATTATCCGGATCAACAGCCAGAGCGGTAAAGGCGGTGTCGCCTATGTCTTGGAAAGAACCTACGGTATCCAGATGCCAAAGCCCATGCACCCCGAATTCGGCAATGTCGTCACCGCCCTCGCGGACGACCAGAGCGCCGAACTGAACAGCCTGCAAATCTGGGAAGCCTTCGAGCACGAGTATCTGAAGCGCAGTTCTCCACTCGAATTGGTGGATTACGACATCGATCACAAACCGGACGATGTGCACAGCGTGCACATGTCTGCCGAGGTCGTCTTTGAGGGAGAAAAACGTGTTCTTCAGGGCAGCGGAAACGGACCGATCGCCGCATTTGTGAGCGCCTTGGATTCCGGAGGGCTGAAGGATTTCAACCTGCAAAACTATTCACAGCACTCCATTTCCCGCGGAAGTGCGGCTGATGCGGTCAGTTTTGTCGAGATCCAGCGTTCGAGCGACAAGTACAGTTTCTGGGGTGCCAGCATCGACTCGAATGTCGAGAATGGCGGCCTGATGGCGCTAGTCAGCGCCTATAACCGGTTACACGCCTGA
- a CDS encoding metal ABC transporter permease, producing the protein MNAFMEALTDPDINFLRVALLMGLMSSVAFGMTGSLVVVKRISYVAGAISHAVLGGIGAALYFQRAHGIEWLHPLLGALLAALLAAVMISLIRNSGFAREDSVIGAVWAVGMATGLVFLARTPGYTDPMTYLFGNILILSPTDLVLVGLMDLVLLVVMVFGYNRLQAVCFDEEQARLRGLGVGFTYTLLLCLIAVTVVLLVSVVGVVLVVALLTIPAAMAGQYVRSLKAMMVFSSVLTFVFVTVGIVVGFLWDWPTGPAIILLAGAVYLLQSLFRRVTGYRR; encoded by the coding sequence ATGAACGCTTTCATGGAGGCGCTTACCGACCCGGATATTAATTTTCTCCGGGTGGCTCTTCTCATGGGCCTCATGTCGAGTGTGGCCTTCGGGATGACTGGTAGTCTGGTTGTCGTCAAGCGGATCAGCTATGTCGCCGGAGCCATCTCCCATGCTGTTCTGGGCGGAATCGGGGCGGCCCTTTATTTTCAGCGAGCGCATGGAATCGAATGGTTGCACCCGCTTCTCGGAGCCCTTCTTGCCGCACTGCTCGCTGCTGTCATGATATCCCTGATACGCAATTCCGGATTTGCCCGGGAGGACAGCGTTATTGGGGCGGTCTGGGCCGTGGGCATGGCCACCGGGCTTGTCTTTCTTGCGCGGACACCGGGCTACACGGATCCCATGACCTACCTCTTTGGCAATATCCTGATATTATCACCGACCGACCTTGTCCTGGTCGGCTTGATGGACCTTGTCCTGCTTGTTGTCATGGTTTTTGGTTACAACCGGCTGCAGGCGGTCTGCTTTGACGAGGAACAGGCCCGTCTGCGCGGCTTGGGGGTGGGATTTACCTACACGCTTCTGCTCTGCTTGATCGCTGTTACGGTGGTATTGCTTGTCTCAGTTGTCGGAGTCGTCCTGGTCGTGGCCCTCCTCACAATTCCCGCCGCGATGGCCGGTCAATATGTCCGCTCCTTGAAGGCAATGATGGTATTTTCAAGCGTGCTGACCTTCGTCTTTGTTACCGTCGGTATTGTCGTCGGTTTCCTCTGGGACTGGCCCACTGGACCTGCGATTATTCTCCTCGCGGGAGCTGTCTACCTTCTGCAGAGCCTTTTCAGGCGTGTAACCGGTTATAGGCGCTGA
- the cls gene encoding cardiolipin synthase, translated as MEGTLWQNSLAVALFAMQLMGFILAARVILSDRSTHGTIAWVLSLILLPIAAVPVYILLGRNRISSYIQVRRRVDQQFERHHTADPAHPEGVVDEKHIAFARWQILEDLAKVPLTQGNSVNYHFKGVETYASIMDGLERAKDYILFQFFIFRDDEEGRPFVDLLKKRAKEGIKVYFLVDAIGSRGLPKAFFSELEQAGIKTGVFIPGRSLRGRLRLNFRNHRKIVVIDGKEAWLGGNNIGIEYTGKSPVYGPWRDTHVHVMGPVVNAIQLTFLEDWFWVTRTMPSLDWDAASAQPENARALCLPTGPADPGDNCTLAYVHMINQAQHRLWIQSPYFVPSEEIIVALQLATLRGVDVKILLPGKFDKWLVWISSFYFSSLSRLDKVRFFRYKEGFFHSKMLLVDDELVSVGTVNFDNRSFRINFEISLILQDSRLVQLCHEQMEQDFHLSVEDPVDPLATRSLMFRLAAHGIRLLAPLL; from the coding sequence ATGGAAGGCACTCTTTGGCAGAATAGCTTGGCGGTGGCGCTGTTTGCCATGCAACTGATGGGATTTATTTTGGCGGCCCGCGTCATTCTCAGCGATCGTTCAACCCATGGGACCATCGCCTGGGTCCTCAGCCTGATCCTGTTACCAATCGCCGCGGTCCCGGTCTACATCCTCCTTGGACGAAACCGGATCAGTTCCTATATTCAGGTACGCCGACGGGTCGACCAACAATTTGAGCGCCACCACACCGCCGATCCGGCTCACCCTGAAGGCGTCGTTGATGAGAAGCACATCGCCTTCGCCCGTTGGCAGATCCTTGAAGATCTGGCAAAAGTTCCCCTCACGCAGGGGAACTCCGTCAATTACCATTTCAAGGGCGTGGAAACCTATGCCTCCATCATGGATGGCCTGGAAAGGGCAAAGGATTATATCCTCTTCCAATTCTTTATCTTTCGGGATGACGAAGAGGGCCGGCCTTTTGTGGACCTTCTCAAGAAACGCGCAAAAGAAGGCATAAAAGTCTACTTCCTTGTCGATGCTATTGGATCGCGTGGGCTGCCGAAAGCATTCTTCTCGGAACTCGAGCAAGCCGGTATCAAGACAGGGGTCTTCATTCCCGGACGCAGCCTTCGAGGTCGGCTTCGCCTGAATTTCCGCAACCACCGGAAGATCGTGGTCATCGACGGAAAAGAGGCATGGTTGGGGGGCAACAACATCGGTATCGAATACACCGGGAAATCTCCCGTCTATGGTCCGTGGCGCGATACGCATGTCCATGTCATGGGTCCTGTTGTCAACGCAATCCAGCTGACCTTCCTCGAGGACTGGTTCTGGGTGACCCGCACGATGCCGTCGTTGGATTGGGATGCCGCCTCGGCACAACCGGAAAACGCCCGCGCCCTCTGCCTTCCGACAGGACCGGCAGATCCCGGGGACAATTGTACCCTCGCCTATGTACACATGATCAACCAGGCGCAGCACCGTCTGTGGATTCAAAGCCCCTATTTTGTTCCATCCGAGGAAATCATTGTCGCCCTCCAGTTGGCAACACTCCGTGGGGTCGATGTTAAAATCCTCCTGCCCGGCAAATTTGACAAGTGGCTGGTCTGGATCAGCTCGTTTTACTTCAGTTCACTCAGCCGGCTCGATAAAGTACGGTTTTTTCGCTACAAGGAGGGTTTCTTCCATAGCAAGATGCTCCTTGTCGATGATGAGCTGGTCTCCGTCGGCACGGTCAACTTCGACAACCGCTCATTCAGGATAAATTTTGAAATTTCCCTGATCCTCCAAGACTCCCGACTCGTCCAATTGTGCCACGAGCAAATGGAGCAGGACTTCCACCTCTCAGTGGAGGACCCGGTGGACCCGTTGGCTACCCGCAGCCTGATGTTCAGGCTGGCCGCTCACGGGATCCGGTTGCTGGCCCCACTACTCTGA